The Vespula pensylvanica isolate Volc-1 chromosome 3, ASM1446617v1, whole genome shotgun sequence nucleotide sequence ttttattatactagTAATAGGGAAGTTAAGAAATTTAAGATGAtagattgaaaattaattgcttCGTAATTCCCgttaattcgtattaatttaaaaatgctTTCTCGTTCTACATAATTCATAAGAgtgatatataattcataagatatttttaaattttataaataaatgtgaaaGATTGCATTGTacgtgataaaatatttttaaattaaaaaaaaaaaagaaagaaaaataaggagaaaagaagaatgaaatacAAGGAATCAAAAAtcctattattaattaacacaaAATGCAACAGATTCAAGGagtattaaattctatttctcGAATCTAATTTTCTCAGTTGTTAAAATTTGGTTTGCGAATGGATAAACACGTCTCGAAGAAATTAGTTCCGGTAAGGGTTTGAATTAGACGGTAGGAATGAGAGTTTTCGTGCGACGTGAAAGTTATTACAAGATTTGTTCACTCAAAGTGAATGACCGTAACTATAATGTGAACATAggacattaaaaatattaacttctTAATAacatgttattaaaaaatatcattgcGAATCTAAcgtcacttttttttttctttgacttcTCGATCTGacgttttctaatttctacgaattaatcgaattactAAATCATTTCTACAAAATTCTTtggaatcttttctttttttcaaactttctaCGGatctatcgaagaaaaaatttcgtaaaatttcaagcgaaaaaaagaaaaaatctaatacaaaaaaaaaaaaagaaacaaaaaggatataaaagatttttgttctgaacaaaaatgataagatAAGAAGTAGGTAATTTCATCATTGGTACGTTTCGATGCcaaggaaatgaaatatttctcaatgtaaatttcattatcgatatttccGCTCCATCAGCTAATACAGAACGATCAAACACACATATGCGtatctatacacatacaagATAGCCAACCCTGAATTTCCTGTATGAAATGAAAGTCGAAGATTGACCCCGTaggtttctcttttattacaaCTCCTTCCATCACTAAGGAGATTTCTAAGAGCTTCAAAGCACCTAAGAGAAATGATATCGAGACGAAGGAAAATGATGAACGAGAAAAggatttgattttctttcgttacaGACAATGGCGAGCTTTATTAATTCAACGACGACACTTATCAATGATGTCTACGATTATTATCTCTGGACTCTCTCTTTAGCAGGTATgatcgattttcttattaatcattatttctcgattatcgaatatatcacGAACTTCTtcgcttttatatttatcgaaattatttcgagaagtaatttaggaaaaaaaatttactcgttatcaaaatttttttctttttttatatgacaataaaaatttgtacaaaTTTTCCGATTAGACGAAAGAACGAGAGGATGGCTGCTAGTCGATTCACCAAAACCAACTTTAATATACACGATGCTGTACCTCATGATCGTTTGGGCTGGACCAAAGATcatgaaaaaacgaaaagctTTTAAGCTTACTTGGGCTCTCGTACCATACAATCTTGCCATGGCTTGTCTCAATGCTTATATTGCCATTCAACTTCTCGTTGCTTCTACAAGGTTACGATATAGCTACGTTTGTCAACCAATTAGACACATAACACGTCCAGATGAAATGCAGGTACGAACGTACTAttaatattcgaattaatatataaaataaataaaaataaatcgatgtttaaattaatatgctcacgaaaattttaatttttattcatatatacatataatatcatttttcacaGATCGCACACGCGGTATGGTGGTACTACTTTAGCAAGCTCTTAGAATTTTGTGAcacattcttctttattttacgtaaGAAGGACAATCAGTTGAGCTTCCTGCACGTCTATCATCACTCGACGATGTTTTCCCTTTGGTGGATCGGTATCAAATGGGTTCCAAGTGGATCCAGTaagtatgaataattttttattcgatttaaattatCTTAAGAATCCTTTAGGAGTATAAGTTTATTTTGATAACGATACATTTTACTAAACCTTTactcaatattaataattttacctTTCATTTTAGCTTTCTTACCAGCTATGGTAAACAGTTTCATCCACGTGTTGATGTATTCGTATTATGGGTTAGCTGCTTTGGGTCCCTCGGTTTCCAAATATCTTTGGTGGAAGAAATACTTGACGATTCTCCAATTAATCCAATTTACAACGGCTCT carries:
- the LOC122627503 gene encoding elongation of very long chain fatty acids protein 4-like; the protein is MASFINSTTTLINDVYDYYLWTLSLADERTRGWLLVDSPKPTLIYTMLYLMIVWAGPKIMKKRKAFKLTWALVPYNLAMACLNAYIAIQLLVASTRLRYSYVCQPIRHITRPDEMQIAHAVWWYYFSKLLEFCDTFFFILRKKDNQLSFLHVYHHSTMFSLWWIGIKWVPSGSTFLPAMVNSFIHVLMYSYYGLAALGPSVSKYLWWKKYLTILQLIQFTTALILGINGIRSGCDFPLWMQYALVIYMISFIVLFGNFYAKAYIAKGKQAYAERQLERLKTKKSKMVENEKKSEGVVSNGILTNGHVNGYANGVTKRKA